Proteins encoded in a region of the Trypanosoma brucei brucei TREU927 chromosome 5, complete sequence genome:
- a CDS encoding formin, putative produces MQRAQILKAGAVCAGRREKCSATSSASSGSSPKTNSSGTLQVCRGRQRTVSEAPSTPGSEGIRFGVQGSLRRFWNSRSQSGKPIATDASVDGKCTSITTDEVKVPSSVSVSSPIHVCDDVVTTKGDCGLVCTGTQTSVEFCRHLSLQQCGVAVEHGVDSSLHSEGLLPKLRYGSRRMVKRLMRRLRLPSTWEATLIHSLNEARGNPHTVAAALTKQLDSSCGKLVLLPPITAVGGENLECCRTQYNTQRTDEVPRVQGGEGVSDEITHSPVRRMDGAPPLTVGEVSGAQPNKQRAFPLQTTNASAEDSNLSACVSGNTPEGPARPSFGGLDLDTGVGAVGRKGSIVGTPSGSSENQPGDANKTSTLRTKGASTAASGGLPLRAPRVGEDFQLQEVCKVNAPFADGSLRTDSIFQLPGLSCRETPSCEQSLPKAGLELSLSTDNKEASRMEGVGGAYFSGGKGGACPSEKFWTSSRSVDEANPVDPFATDGTLNRAVLQKTAFATPLTPPLISAAATEEGCVPPPPTLSVGTTEDKGIPSLPPPPPPPPPPVRGKVPENRRCCKTRSVPIDKTQYIAGSSAFCASEPVNLPGDFFQILAEEFKLAESSSTRKAPGLVAETIVSTDREKNVGVVLRVLRLPVSTIEECVRSFDDDTLSEECVASLAKVIPTKEERRLVESWINQDPAVEACKLHRLSTVSQFFVMCVSVDLYAERIECWNMRNEFNCRVEDLEQKLKRAHDGIRAALDTKRLPRVLQYILAIGNFLNAGSRYEDAKGFSISQLDQIIQFPTTDRKRTLLEHAVMVIERCEPDLHRFTQELLPKVEYAGGFDTVGVTSEIQYLRERLEKCVTLVHTIAEDNPWTSKLDPFLRSALPAMERIEQHHSDLEAVSEELAIFFCEDPKTFPMNKVMRCLSSFAKRYDGKRALLQGRKMNPSKNPRRAIRS; encoded by the coding sequence ATGCAACGTGCCCAGATTCTCAAAGCGGGCGCAGTTTGCGCCGGTCGTCGAGAGAAATGCTCGGCAACCTCCTCCGCATCCTCGGGCTCTTCACCGAAAACAAACAGTTCAGGTACTTTACAGGTTTGTCGAGGGCGGCAACGGACTGTTAGTGAAGCACCATCCACCCCAGGAAGCGAGGGTATACGGTTCGGGGTTCAAGGATCCCTTCGAAGATTTTGGAATAGTCGTTCACAGTCAGGGAAGCCCATTGCTACCGATGCTTCCGTTGATGGGAAGTGCACAAGCATAACGACCGATGAGGTGAAAGTGCCGTCTTCCGTCTCCGTTTCCTCGCCTATCCACGTGTGTGACGATGTGGTTACCACGAAGGGTGACTGTGGGTTAGTGTGCACTGGGACTCAAACTAGCGTGGAGTTTTGTCGACATCTCAGTTTGCAGCAATGCGGTGTGGCCGTTGAGCACGGCGTTGATTCAAGTCTTCACAGCGAGGGATTGCTCCCAAAGCTGCGGTACGGCTCGAGGCGAATGGTTAAGCGACTGATGAGACGTCTTCGGTTGCCAAGTACCTGGGAGGCAACACTCATTCACTCACTTAACGAGGCCAGAGGGAATCCACACACTGTCGCTGCCGCATTAACCAAGCAGCTGGATAGCAGTTGCGGGAAGTTAGTGTTACTTCCGCCTATAACGGCTGTGGGTGGGGAGAATCTGGAGTGTTGTAGAACACAATATAACACACAACGTACTGATGAAGTACCTCGTGTGCAGGGTGGGGAAGGTGTTTCGGATGAAATCACGCATAGTCCCGTGCGGCGTATGGATGGTGCCCCGCCATTGACTGTCGGAGAGGTAAGTGGTGCGCAGCCCAACAAGCAGAGGGCTTTCCCCTTGCAAACCACGAATGCATCGGCAGAGGACTCAAATTTATCGGCATGTGTATCCGGGAATACACCCGAAGGTCCGGCGCGTCCGTCGTTCGGTGGTCTTGACCTGGACACCGGCGTGGGTGCCGTGGGCAGGAAGGGTTCCATTGTGGGAACACCGTCGGGATCTAGCGAGAATCAGCCAGGGGACGCGAACAAAACCTCGACCCTAAGGACGAAAGGTGCCTCCACCGCCGCCTCCGGGGGATTGCCGTTGAGAGCACCACGGGTAGGGGAAGACTTTCAGTTACAGGAGGTGTGTAAAGTAAACGCACCGTTTGCGGATGGTTCGTTGCGGACTGACTCCATTTTTCAGTTGCCGGGCCTGTCGTGCAGGGAAACACCATCATGTGAGCAGAGTTTGCCAAAGGCGGGCCTGGAGTTGTCGTTGTCAACTGACAATAAGGAAGCGAGTCGTATGGAGGGCGTCGGCGGCGCATACTTCTccggggggaaggggggcgCATGTCCTTCAGAGAAGTTCTGGACATCGAGTCGCTCAGTTGATGAAGCAAACCCGGTGGACCCATTTGCAACGGACGGGACATTAAACCGTGCTGTTCTTCAGAAGACTGCGTTTGCTACACCCTTAACTCCTCCATTGATCAGTGCAGCAGCTACCGAAGAAGGATGTGTGCCTCCGCCACCCACGCTCAGCGTAGGAACCACCGAGGACAAAGGCATTCCCTCAttaccgccaccaccaccgccgccaccaccgcctGTTCGAGGGAAAGTACCGGAAAACCGCCGGTGTTGTAAAACGCGCAGTGTTCCCATAGATAAAACACAATACATCGCGGGGAGCTCGGCGTTTTGCGCGAGTGAGCCTGTTAACCTGCCTGGAgatttttttcaaattctCGCGGAGGAATTCAAGCTTGCCGAATCCTCCTCCACAAGGAAAGCGCCGGGTTTGGTAGCAGAGACCATTGTCAGTACAGATCGCGAGAAAAACGTTGGCGTGGTGCTGCGTGTTCTTCGGCTTCCTGTGAGTACCATCGAAGAGTGCGTACGCAGTTTCGACGATGATACGCTATCGGAGGAGTGTGTAGCTAGTTTGGCCAAAGTAATTCCCACAAAGGAAGAGAGGCGTTTGGTTGAATCGTGGATTAATCAAGACCCTGCTGTTGAGGCATGTAAGTTGCATCGATTGAGTACGGTGTCCCAGTTTTTCGTTATGTGCGTCTCAGTTGACTTGTACGCTGAGCGTATAGAATGCTGGAACATGCGAAACGAATTTAATTGCCGCGTTGAGGATCTTGAACAGAAACTGAAGCGTGCTCATGACGGCATTCGGGCGGCCCTGGACACTAAACGTCTGCCAAGGGTTCTTCAGTATATTTTAGCGATCGGCAACTTTCTAAACGCTGGTAGCAGGTATGAAGATGCAAAAGGATTTTCGATCTCCCAGCTTGACCAGATAATACAGTTCCCGACTACGGACAGAAAGCGTACTTTACTGGAGCATGCTGTGATGGTCATTGAGCGATGCGAACCAGACTTGCACCGATTTACACAAGAGTTGCTACCGAAGGTGGAGTACGCAGGTGGCTTTGACACGGTCGGCGTCACCAGTGAAATTCAGTACCTTCGAGAACGATTGGAAAAATGCGTGACGCTGGTTCATACTATTGCAGAAGATAATCCCTGGACTTCAAAACTTGACCCTTTTTTACGTAGTGCCCTACCTGCAATGGAACGTATCGAGCAGCATCACAGTGACTTAGAGGCTGTTAGCGAAGAATTGGCGATCTTCTTTTGCGAGGACCCAAAGACGTTCCCCATGAACAAAGTCATGCGATGCCTCTCGAGTTTTGCGAAAAGGTACGATGGGAAGAGGGCCCTATTGcaggggaggaaaatgaacccTTCTAAGAACCCCCGTCGTGCAATTAGAAGTTAA